One genomic segment of Nerophis lumbriciformis linkage group LG20, RoL_Nlum_v2.1, whole genome shotgun sequence includes these proteins:
- the LOC140679659 gene encoding uncharacterized protein, translated as MATSAKREDERESAPPTENNLKSEDEDVQQLIGNPEEVSPQLGGSSTLKQETPQPPCIKKEEEELCITQEGECLLGREEADCTKFPLSILSVKTEDDEEKPQVDNLLVPLSDSEAEDEVEEPLSRDKDCEGDMRTHTDNKHSECSTKKISKICLSCSICAERFILKGQLNQHMKTHTGEKPFNCSVCGKSFSTKIRLTQHMRTHTGEKKWKCSACGKSFYKNNHLTQHLRTHTGEKPFNCSVCDKSFSQSGSLTQHMRTHTGEKTFICSVCDKSFSSKSILTKHMRTHTGEKPFNCSICGENFSIKNRLTEHMRTHTGEKPFSCSVCCKRFTHNADAVEHTRTHTGEKPFNCSICGENFSIKNRLTEHMRTHTGEKPFSCSVCCKRFTHKADAVKHTRTHKGK; from the coding sequence acgtccagcagctgatcggtaatccagaagaagtttcccctcagttaggggggagctccactttgaagcaggagactccacaaccaccctgcattaaaaaggaagaggaggaactctgcatcactcaggagggagagtgtcttctaggacgagaggaagctgattgcaccaagtttccactgagtattctctctgtgaagactgaagatgatgaagagaaaccacaagtagacaacctcttagttccactatcagatagtgaggctgaagacgaggttgaagaacctttgagcagagataaagactgtgaaggtgatatgaggactcacactgacaacaaacactctgaatgctctacaaagaaaataagtaaaatatgtTTGAGCTGCTCAATTTGTGCTGAACGTTttattttaaagggccaattaaatcaacacatgaaaacacacacaggtgaaaaaccatttaattgttcagtttgtggcaaaagcttttctacaAAGATCcgcttgactcaacacatgagaacacacacaggagaaaaaaaatggaaatgttcagcttgtggcaaaagcttttataAAAATAACCATTTGACTCAAcacttgagaacacacactggtgaaaaaccatttaattgttcagtttgtgacaaaagcttttctcaaagtggctctttgactcaacacatgagaacacacacaggtgaaaaaacatttatttgttcagtttgtgacAAAAGCTTTTCTAGTAAGAGCAtattgactaaacacatgagaacacacacaggtgaaaaaccatttaactgtTCAATTTGTGGTGAAAACTTTTCTATCAAGAAccgtttgactgaacacatgagaacacacacaggtgaaaaaccatttagttgttcagtgtgctgtaaaaggttcacacataatgcagacgcagtagaacacacaagaacacacacaggtgaaaaaccatttaactgtTCAATTTGTGGTGAAAACTTTTCTATCAAGAAccgtttgactgaacacatgagaacacacacaggtgaaaaaccatttagttgttcagtgtgctgtaaaaggttcaCACATAAAGCAGacgcagtaaaacacacaagaacacacaagggaaaataa